Proteins encoded in a region of the Macaca mulatta isolate MMU2019108-1 chromosome X, T2T-MMU8v2.0, whole genome shotgun sequence genome:
- the ZNF630 gene encoding zinc finger protein 630 isoform X2: protein MFNQCTDLAPSSQKFHKLDSCENSLKSNSDLLNYNRSYARKNPIERFGCGRPPRYNVSCSVPEKEGFIHTGMEPYGDSQSEKVLSHKQAHVQYKKVQAREKPNVCSMCGKGFIKKSQLIIHQRIHTGEKPYICGDCRKAFSEKSHLIVHQRIHTGEKPYECTECGRAFSQKSPFIVHQRVHTGEKPYECFECPKAFSQKSHLIIHQRVHTREKSFECSECGKAFCAMSHLFIHRIAHTGEKPYECTECGKTFPRKTQLIIHQRTHTGEKPYKCNECGKTFCQQSHLIGHQRIHTGEKPYVCTDCGKAFSQKSHLTGHQRLHTGEKPYMCTECGKSFSQKSPLIIHQRIHTGEKPYECGECGKTFSQKSPLIIHQRVHTGEKPYECTECGRAFSLKSHLILHQRGHTGEKPYECSECGKAFCGKSPLIHQKTHPREKPPECAESGMTFFRKSQMITYQRRHTGEKPSRCSDCGKAFC, encoded by the coding sequence ATGTTCAATCAGTGCACAGACCTTGCTCCTTCAAGTCAAAAATTCCATAAGCTTGATTCATGTGAAAATAGCTTAAAGTCCAATTCAGACTTACTAAATTATAATAGGAGCTATGCAAGAAAGAATCCCATTGAGAGATTTGGATGTGGGAGACCACCTAGGTATAATGTTTCCTGTTCTGTGCCTGAGAAGGAAGGCTTCATTCATACTGGAATGGAGCCCTATGGAGACAGTCAAAGTGAAAAAGTTCTCAGTCATAAGCAAGCCCATGTTCAGTATAAGAAAGTTCAAGCCAGAGAGAAACCCAATGTTTGTAGTATGTGTGGGAAAGGTTTTATCAAGAAGTCACAGCTCATTATACATCAAAGAATTCATACGGGAGAGAAACCATATATATGTGGAGATTGCAGGAAAGCATTCAGTGAGAAATCACACCTCATTGtgcatcagagaattcacactggggagaaaccctatgaatgtactGAGTGTGGAAGAGCATTCTCCCAGAAGTCACCTTTCATTGTTCATCAGAGAgtccatactggagagaaaccctatgaatgtttTGAGTGTCCAAAAGCTTTCTCCCAGAAGTCACATCTAATTATACATCAGAGAGTTCATACCAGAGAGAAGTCCTTTGaatgcagtgaatgtgggaaagccttctgTGCAATGTCTCATCTTTTTATACACCGGATAGCTCATACTGGGGAGAAGCCCTATGAATGTACCGAATGTGGGAAGACCTTCCCTCGGAAAACACAGCTCATTATACATCAGAGAACgcatactggagagaagccctacaagtgtaatgaatgtgggaaaactTTCTGCCAACAGTCCCACCTCATAGGACATCAAAGAATTCATACAGGAGAAAAACCTTATGTGTGTACTGACTGTGGGAAGGCCTTTTCCCAGAAGTCACACCTCACTGGTCATCAAagacttcatactggagagaaaccttacatgTGTACTGAATGTGGAAAATCCTTCTCTCAGAAATCACCTCTTATCATACACCAGAGAATTCATACAGGGGAGAAACCTTATGAGTGTGGTGAATGTGGCAAAACCTTCTCCCAGAAATCACCCCTCATTATTCATCAGCGAGTTCACACAGGGGAGAAACCCTATGAGTGTACCGAGTGTGGGAGGGCCTTTTCCCTGAAGTCACATCTCATTCTACATCAGAGAggtcatactggagagaaaccctatgaatgtagtGAATGTGGAAAGGCCTTCTGTGGGAAGTCTCCACTCATACATCAGAAAACCCATCCTAGGGAGAAACCCCCTGAATGTGCTGAGTCTGGGATGACTTTTTTCCGGAAATCACAGATGATTACATATCAGAGAAGACACACTGGGGAGAAACCCTCCAGATGCAGTGACTGTGGGAAGGCCTTCTGCTAG